The Chitinophaga sp. Cy-1792 genome contains the following window.
TTAATGCCTCCATATCATGGATATGCTGCTGCACATAGGTGATCAGTCGCATGGCCGCCGGTTGTGCATGGCCATCGCCGGATACCTGGCCCTCACTGCTGATCAGGTTTCGCGCGATCAGGTTAATTAAGATAGATAGAGATTGACGGATGATCAACGTATGCCCGTAATTTTTCTGCTGATATTCCCGTATGATGCCCGCCAACAATACATTCGCCGTTTTCTCATCTTCCCTGTCACGAAAAATGCAGCCCGCCTTCGCATGGTAATGATGCAGGATATAACTGATCTTTCGCAGGTTGTCACAGGTTTCTATCCGCTCATTTTCAAACCTTACCTGGTCTATAAAAGCTGGACTGAACCGAAAAAATGCAATGGTGGTGGCTGCCTCCGGCATAAAGGAATACCGGGTTCCCTGCTGCAGCATGAATAATTTTTTCGCACTATAACGGTACTGATATTGTTCATCCGTATGTTGCCCCTTGCCTTCCAGCACATACGCCATTTCAAAATAATAATCTGACCGGAACCGGTAAGGTTTCGATGTGGTATGTACCAGCTGTACTTCTGCCTGATCTATAATCTTTGTAAAAGACATCTGTAAAGGTACAATACAAACCTCTGTAAATACCATTTTTTTTGTACTTCCTGTTGTTGCTTTGTCCTTCAAAATAAACAGGGATGATTGTTGCTGCACAGGAATATAATAGCCGTAGATGGTTGATACTGGCCATTCTATCAATAGGTGCGTTTTTGTCGCCATTGGATTTTTTTATTGTTAATGTGGCACTGCCGGATATTAAGCAGGCCTTCGGTGCCACAGATACCGCTTTACAGCTGGTAGTGGCGGGGTATGGCCTCACCTATGCTGTGCTGGTGGTCACCGGTGGGCGACTGGGAGATATCTTCGGCCGGAAGCGCGTGTTTATCACCGGGATGCTGTTGTTTATCATCGCTTCTGCAGCTTGTGCCGGCGCCATCAGTATAACATGGCTGATCGCCGCGCGGGTATTGCAGGGCATGGGTGCCGCCATGCTGGCGCCGCAGGTGATCGCCACCATCCGGGTGATATTTCCGCCGGCAGAACAACCACGCGCCATGGGGGTATTCGGGGCGGTATTCGGCCTCGCAGCCATTGCCGGACAACTGCTGGGCGGCCTGCTGATCAATGCACATGTATTTGGATATACCTGGCAAAGTGTATTCCTCGTAAACCTGCCGGCAGGGCTGACCTGTTGTGTGATGGCCTATGCCTGTATGCAGGAAAGCATGGCCGCCGCACGCCCCAGACTGGACATCGGTGGGATGTTGCTGGCCACCCTGACATTATTGTTATTCATTTATCCGCTGGTTAAAGGAAGAGAATTGGATTGGCCCTGGTGGATTTTCGCCTGCTTGCTGTTGTCGCTGGTGAGCGGATATATACTGCTACGTTATGAAGCACTGCTGTTGCGCCGGCAGCAGTCGCCACTGATCTATATTCCACTGCTGCAAGACCCGCATTTCCTGAAAGGAGCCGGGGTGATATATCTGTATAATCATACTGCTGCTTTCTTTCTCATTTTTCCTTATTATTTGCAGAATGGGCTACAGCAGGATGCTTTTACGGCAGGACTGGCGGTAATGCCCTATGCCATCGGGTTTTTCCTGGCGCCGTTGATGAGCCCGCGTAGCGGGCTGACAGCCAGCCAGCTCACTAAAGGTGGTATGCTATTGCTGGCAGGCGGTTTCCTGGTAAGTTCATTCGCCATGCATGTAGCACCACAGCCGGGCTGGCTGCTCAAGGTTGGTTTGCTGCTGGCCGGTACAGGACATGGTACCGTTATGCCTGCCATGCTGCGGCAGATCATGGCAGACGTGGAGGTCGCACTCGCCGGACAGGCAGCAGGAATTATCAGTACAGCCATACAGGTAGGTAGCGTGACAGGTACGGCGGTCATCGGAACACTGTTCTTTTCATTGCAGGAGCATTTTTCGTATAGCCGTTCCATAGAGATAGCGTTTGTTGCTTTGGCCCTGGTACTGTTTGCAGGATATCTGCTGGCAGGTAATTATAGTAATTCTAAAAAGATATCAAATGAATAATGAAGCAAAGGCCATAGCGATGGTCATGGATTTTCACGTAGCCATAGAAAAATGGTTTTGCGGAGAAGCGTCTTTGTCGGCAGATCAGCTGCTGCAGTACTTTAGCAGCGATTTTGAAATGACCGGCGCTGCTGGTAAAACGATGAATTACCAGGAGCTGGCAGCGTGGCTGCCTAAGGCAAAAGGAGCGAAGCCGGGTATGGTGATACGCGTCAGTCCGCCTGAAGTTTTTAGCACTTTCTGTTATACATTGGTGTATTATGAAGAAACGCAGGAAGTAGGGGAGACGCTGACTACCCGCAGATCATCCGCCATATTCCGGACGGAGAAATACGGCCTGAAATGGTGGCGGCTGACAGAGGAATGGATATTGTGATGTCGCTGAAAGTGGCTGCTATGGCTGGATTGTAGTCGCTGTGGTCATCTGCCCGAAGGGCGGGGAAAGCAAACAGATAACCATCATATACAACCAATTTTGATGGTTATCTGTTTGCAGTATAATACAGGCAGATGATAAGTCTTGTTTTTAAAAAGAAAAATATATTATATTTGTCCTCATCGCTAAAACGATTTAGCGTTTAACAGTCTTAAATAATATATGAAAAATTCCATGGCGGTTGGAGTGGATGTAGGCGGGTCGCATATTACAGCGGCATTGGTGGATCTGGAAAACAGATCGGTTATTGAAAAAACCTGGCGCAGAGAGCGTGTAAATTCTAAGGGCACTACTACAGAAATCGTGGATGCCTGGGCAGCAGTTATCCTTGATGTAGCTGCCGGACTACCACATCAACCTGTCATTATCGGTATAGGCATGCCTGGCCCTTTTAATTATGAAGAAGGGATCAGTCTGATGCAGAACCAGGATAAATACGACGCTTTATATGGCCTCAACGTCAGAGAGCTGCTGGCAGCAAAGCTCAACACTGAGCCTCAGCAGATCCGCTTCATCAATGATGCGGGCTGTTTCCTGCAAGGGGAAGCTTTCAGTGGCGCCGCCAGAGGCTTTAAAAGTGCCATCGGACTTACCCTGGGAACCGGTTTAGGCTCCGCCACCTTCGATGGCCACATCGCCAGAGACGCCGACCGCTGGTGTACTCCTTTTAAAGACAGCATTGCTGAAGAATATATTTCCTCCCGCTGGTTTATCAACAGGTATGCCGCTGTTAGCGGAAATGCAGTTAAAGATGTGAAAGCCCTGACGGAACTGATAGGTGCCGATCCCCGCATCCTGGATATCTTCCAGGAATTCGGTACTAACCTGGGAACCTTCCTGGTACCTTTTATTCAGGAAGAACAACCTGAAATAGTAATCCTGGGTGGCAATATCTCCAATGCCGCTGACCTGTTCTTCCCTGCGGTAACCGCAGTGCTGGCGCAGCATAATATTCACATCCCGATCCGTACCGCTCAGCTGGGCGAATCTGCCGCGATCATAGGCGCTGCCAGCGTATGGTACGACGAAACTGTAGACGTTTAATTTTTATAGATACGATTTTGTCCTGTTCTTTAGGATAATTATTAGCCTTACTAATGCACAACGCCCTGTCGCAAAACGGGGCGTTGCTGTTTTCGCCACTCATCACATTTTTTGTAGCCGGACTTGCAAATGCAAATCCCGGCTGCTATCTTACTTCCTCATTTCCGTATAGTCTGCACATATTATTGCTCCTGCAACAGGGGCTGGCTTTGTATTGTATAATACAGTGAACTGATGTTGTTGGTAAATTTATTCAACCTGTTTATAACGGTATTGCATACACGTAATGCAAAAAGTATATCTATTCTAATATAAACGCTATGGCAAATCAAAACAGTAATTCAAGGCGCTCATTCATCCGGAACTCACTGGGTGCTATTGCTGCTTTTACTATCGTGCCACGACATGTACTCGGTCGTGGATACCTTGCTCCCAGTGACCAGCTCACCAAAGCAGTGATTGGTACCGGTAACATGGGACGTGGACATTTTGGCTACGCAGGAACCCGCGTAGTAGCCATCTGTGATGTTGACCGCAGTCATATCCAGCTCGCAATGGACCAGCTGAAAGACAAATCTGTAAAAACGTTTACAGATTACCGTGAGGTAATACAATTACCGGAAGTAGACATTGTACATATCGCTACACCGCCGCACTGGCACGGTATCATCGCAGCCGATGCCGCCCGCGCAGGAAAAGATATCTGGTGTGAGAAACCCATGACAGCCACCATAGGAGAAGGTAAACGCCTCGTGGAAGCTGTACAGCAACATGGCCGCATCTTCCGCCTCAATACCTGGTTCCGCTTCGAAGATAACTTCTATGGCATGGGAACCACCGTGAAACCTATTAAGAAACTGGTGGAAAGCGGCCTCCTGGGATGGCCCCTGAAAGTTACCATCAGCAAACATACCGGCTTCGACTGGAAATTCTACTGGGTAGGTAAAACCAATCTCCCCGAAATGCCCGTACCTAAAGAACTCGACTACGATATGTGGCTGGGACCAGCGCCCTACAAGCCTTACAGCGCCCATCGCGTACACCAGACCTTCCGCGGCTACTGGGATTATGATGGCGGCGGACTCGGCGACATGGGGCAGCATTATATCGACCCGGTACAATACTTCCTCGGAAAAGATAATACCAGCCCCGTAAAAGTAGAAGTGGACGCACCGCAGCAACACCCCGATGCAGTAGGCACCTGGCGCCGTATTACCTATACCTATGCTGATGGTTGTCAGATCATCCTGGATGGGGAAGGTAAAGACGAAAAAGCAGCCTACATAGAAGGACCTAATGGTAAACTCTATCCTGGCTTTAAATCCACGATCCCGGACCTGGAAAGAAAACTGGCCTCCTTCCCTGACCCGGCGCCACAACAAACTGATTTTGCAGAAGCAGTAAGACTACGCCGCAAATTTGCACTCAACGAAGAAAACGGACACCGTTCTGCTACCCTGGTAAATATGGGTAAGGTCGCACTGCGACTAAACCGTTCACTGGAATTTGATCCGGTGAAACAGGAGTTTATCAATGATGCAGGCGCCAATGCACTGATTTATCAGCCTATGCGCGGCCCATGGACTATCTGATCTCACTAAAATCTATCTCATGAAAAAAATCACACTCGCTATATGCCTGCTGATCAGCTGCTGTACTGCCTTTGCGCAACCAGCTCCCGACCAGCGCGCATTTCATACCAAAGTTGCGGACATCCTGGCGTTGTTCCCGGCTACCAATGCCCAGGTACTCAATACCAATATGGAAACGATCGCCGGCCTCGGCGAGGAAGGCCTCGTTCAGATGGCCGCCATGCTGGCTGATCCCGGAAAAGGTGACAATACAAAAATGGAATATGCCCTTGCCGGTTACGCCTTCTATGTTACCCAGCCAGGCAGGGAAGCCCTAAGAAGTACTGCCAGCAATGCTTTTGCTAAAGCACTTGCCAATGCTTCCAATCCGGAAACAAAAGCATTCCTCATCCGTGAGCTGCAAGCCACCGGCAACGCCGCCGCTGTAAATGTGCTCATTCCTTACCTGAAAGATGCGCGCCTCTGTGATCCTGCTGCGAGAGCCCTGGTGAAAATTGCCGCCCCTGAAGGTGTGAAAGCTATCGCAGATGCACTGCCTGCTGCCGATGCTGCTGCTAAAATCACGCTCACCGAGGCTTTGGGAGATGCTAAATATGCGCCTGCAACGCCGGCACTGATCGCGCAGTTAACCGGTGCTGAACCTAAACTGGCGAAAGTCACCAATTATGCGCTGGCAGAAATTGCTGCCCCTGCCGCCGCTGCTCCGCTGAAAGCCGCTGCCGCAAAGGCAGACTACCGCTATGATGTAACCAATGCTACCGCATCTTATATCACTTATATCAATCACCTCTCCGACAAAAAACAGGCAGACCTCCTGGCACAGGGACTGATGGCGGCAACGAAAACGCCTGCCCGCGAAAATGCATATGTTGCCGGTCTGGATTTATACGCTGCCAACAATGGCGGAAAAGGTATCAATACCTATATCCTGGCGGCTACGGATGCCCGTGCACGTGTGAAAAATGCCGGCTGGAAACTAATTGCTGCCAATGCTGATGCGGTGTCTAAGCCACAACAGGCACAGGTGCTGACCTTACTCCGTACTGCCGACAACGTTACCAAAGCGGCTGCGCTCCGCCTGCTGGCTGATAATAAGGTTACCTGGGCACTGGCTGAAGAAACAGCACTGATAAAAGATAAAGATCCATTGGTGAGTACCGCAGCCATCGATGCTGCCGGCCGCACCGGCGGAACCGCTGCACTGCCGCAGCTGCTGGCTGCGCTGAATACCAGCGATGCTGCCACCGTAAAGGCGGTACAAAATGCGATGCTCATCATGCCGGGTAATACTGTCGTCTCTTCGGCTGCAGCTGCCTATAGTGGCCTGACGCCGGAAGGAAAGGCGGCGGTGATCGCACTGCTGGCGGCCAGGAAATCTGCAGAGAATGCTGGCATCGTACTGGAGGCTGCCAAAGGCGCCGATCCGTTACGCAGTGCCGCTTTCGAGGCCCTGCCAGCGGTGAGCAGCGGCAACGATTTATCTGCCTTAAATAATCTCCTGATAAATGCTGGCAATAATAAAGAAATAACGGCTGTACAACAGGCGATCATCAATACCGGTATCCCTGCCGCACAGGTGCAATCCCTGATGGCACAGGCGCCGAAAGATAAGCAGGCAGCCTATTTTAAAATACTGGCTGGACTCTCGGATAAAAATTCCCTACAGACCATCCTGACTGGATTTAATAACGGTAACGAACAAACGAAGTCGGAAGCTATCGGCGCATTAGCCGCCTGGACAAACACCGATGCTGCTCCTATGCTGCTGGACATCGCCAGAAACCCGGCGAATAAAGGATTACAAGACCAGGCCCTGACAGGGTACATCGGCATTGCAGCAAAAAATAAGCTCCCTGCTGATCAGAAAGTGCTGATGCTGCGTAATGCACTCGAACTCACCAGCACCGCAGCCGTACAGCAAAAGGCACTGAAAACACTGGCCAGCTGCAAAACCTATGGCGCTTTATTGCTGGCAGGCAATTACCTGGATAACGCCGCTGTAAAATCAGAAGCGGCTGAAACAGTGATGAACATTGCGCTGGCGGATAAATCCTTCAACGGTACTACGGTAAAAAACCTGCTGGAAAAAGCATCGGCTAACCTCAGCAGCGGTGATGCAGATTATCAGCGCCAGTCGATCCGTAAATACATCGCGGAAATGCCTGCCGGAGAAGGTTTCGTGCCTATGTTCAATGGTACTGACCTCAGCGGCTGGAAAGGCCTGGTAGAAAATCCTATCGCCAGAGCTAAGATGACGGAGAAAACGCTGAATGCCGCACAGGCCAAAGCCAATGAAACCATGCGCAAAGGCTGGGTAGTGAAAGATGGACTGCTCGTGTTTACCGGCGAAGGTGATAATCTCTGTACAGAAAAAAAATATGGCGACTTTGAAATGCTGGTAGACTGGAAGATTACTGCCCAGGGTGATGCCGGCATTTACCTGCGCGGATCGCCACAGGTGCAGATCTGGGATACTTCCCGCAGAAATGTGGGCGCAGAAGTAGGCAGCGGTGGACTTTACAACAACCAGACCCACCAGAGCAAACCACTGGTGCTGGCAGATAACGCCATCGGTGAATGGAACCATTTCCGTATTATCATGAAAGGAGACCGTGTAACGGTTTATCTCAATGGTCAGCTGGTAACAGACAATACCATCCTCGAAAACTACTGGGACCGCGGCCTGCCTATCTTCCCGGAAGAACAGATTGAATTGCAGGCGCATGGCACCTATGTGGCTTACCGCGATCTCTATATCAAAGAACTGCCACGCCCTGTTGCTTATACGCTGAACGACGAAGAGAAAAAAGCAGGCTATAAAGTACTGTTTGATGGTACCAACATGCATAACTGGACAGGCAATACCAAAGATTATATCATGGAAGATGGTAACCTGGTAATTCGTCCTTCAGATGATGGTGGTCACGGTAACCTGTATACGAAAGATGAATACAAGGATTTTTCTTTCCGTTTTGAGTTTCAGCTGACACCAGGCGCCAACAATGGTTTGGGCGTACATGCGCCATTAACTGGTGATGCTGCCTATGTAGGTATGGAATTACAGATACTGGACAATGAAGCAGATATCTATAAGAGTCTGCATGAATACCAGTACCATGGCTCCGTTTATGGTGTCATTCCTGCAAAGCGTGGCTTCCTGAAGCCGGTAGGAGAGTGGAACTATGAAGAAGCAATCGTACAGGGAACACATATAAAAGTGATCCTGAACGGTGAAGTCATCCTCGACGGTGATATCGCGGATGCCCGCGACCATGGTACCTTAGATCATAAAGATCATCCTGGTCTGAAAAATGAAACAGGGCACATCGGATTTTTAGGACATGGTAGTGTGGTGAAGTTTAGAAATATTCGTGTGAAGACGTTATAAGTTATTTGTTTCCCCGAAATCAAGAAGGGCTGCCAACGGCAGCCCTTCTTGATTTCGGGGGATTTTCAGCGCGCTGAAAATTCCCCAGCCCCCCGGAAAAAATTAAAACGCAGTTTCCGGATGCTGATGATTGGCAGCAGGATTCTGCTGGAAAATCTTACACAGCATGGCGTACAATTCCGGGTGCTTTTCCGCCAGTAAATCCGGGCGTTCGAAGAAGTATTCAGAGATAACGGCAAAGAATTCTCCTTCATTGGTAGCGCCATAAGGATTGATGTCGGTATGCCCGGACATCATTTGCTGTATCGTCTGATGCACCAGTTTCATCCATGGAATGCTGTAGCTGTGTTCAATGAGGTTGCGTGGCAATCCATCTACATAGCCGTCAGACTTATCGAGCAGGTGTACGAATTCATGGATGGCGGTATTACTTTTGTCGGTGGTGTTGGAGAAGCCTTCCCGCAATGCATTTTTCGACAGGGCCATCTGGCCGTTGAGTGGGCCGCTGCCTACCATACCGAGGATATTCCTGCGGTTACCTTCGTATTGATAGCTCTCATCAAAGGTATCCGGGTAGAGGATCACATTGGTAAGATTGAAATATTCCCAGTCTTTAAACCCGAAGATCGGGATGATGGCGCTGGCGGCTACCAGCACGCGGTCCAGCGGTTCTACGGTCGTATGCACTCCTTCGATGGTCGTGCGTTTCAGGAATTTGGTTACCTTTTCCTCAAAGCGTACCTTATCTGCGTCGTCCAGTTGCTGATAGTAGCGTACATTGTCCTGCAGCAGCGACCGGTAAGTGTCGGGAACTGCGGCGTGTAACGTTCTTCTACGTGAGAAGATGTTGTAAATATAGCCGATGAGTATCAGCCCCATCATAATTAATCCAAACAAAACCATCTTATCCCAATTTTACGTTCTATTTATTTTCTGAGCGATTTAAACTCAGAAGTAGTCTTCCATTTAGGGAAAGTACTTTCATTGCTGAGTGTCAGTCCTACGTCAAACAGCAGGCGGATATCCTGAACCATGCCATCGAGTTTCCAGGTGGCAGGATCGAATTCGTCTTTTGGTGAGTGGTAACGTTCACGGTTATACGTGGCGATCTGCTCTTTTGCCCAGCCTGGTGCTTGTCCAATGGCATCTGTGCCAGGGCCGATATAGAGGCCTGGTACTCCTTTTTTCGCAAAGTTGAAATGGTCGGAGCGGAAAAACCAGCCACCTTCCGGATGGTCTTCCGGTGTGATCACGCGGCCTTGTTTAGCGGCGGCGCGCTGTGCATATTCATCGAGCTCAGATTGTCCCAGGCCGATAACCGTGATATTTTTTGTTTTACCGAAGAAGTTCAGTACATCCAGGTTGATATCGGCGACGGTTTTATTCATGGGAAATACGGGATGACTGGCGTAGTATTCTGAGCCGAGCAGTCCCTGCTCTTCTCCGGTAACTGCCAGAAACAGGACAGACCTTTCCGGTACAGGTTTTACCTGTGCAAATGCAGTAGCCAGTTCGAGCAGTCCGGCGGTGCCGCTGGCGTTGTCTACTGCGCCGTTGTAAATGGAATCACCTTTAACCGTTTCACCGATGCCGAAGTGGTCCCAGTGGGCCGAATATACGACACATTCCTGCGGCCGTTTTGAGCCTGGCAGAATGGCCAGTACATTATGTGAGGTAGATTTTTTAATAGTATTGTTGATGACCAGGGATGTTTTCAGGTGAAGATCAACCGGTTTAAATCCTTTCTTCCTGGCCTGCTCCATGATATCGGGGGAGATGCCTGCCAGTGCAAACATTTTCTTTGCCGATTCCTGTGATATCCAGCCTTCCATGATGGTGCGCGACATATTATTGTCGGCGGTCTGGAGGTGTAGTTTTGAATTGGACCATCCGCTGCGTACTACTTTCCATGGGTAGCTGGCAGCAGCTGTTTCGTGGATGATAATCACGCCGGCAGCGCCTTGCCTGGAAGCCTCTTCAAACTTATACGTCCAGCGGCCGTAGTAGGTCATGATATGGCCTTTGAAGAGGGTGCTGTCTGCGAAGCCGGGGTCGTTGATGAGTACCACCACGGTTTTACCTTTCACATCGAGTCCGGCATAGTCATTCCAGTGGTATTCCGGTGCTACGATACCGTAACCGGCAAATACCAGGTCCGAATTTTGCAGTTTCACCTGGTCCTGTACACGACGGGTAGCGGCTACGTAGTCGTCCAGGTATTGAAGGGTGATGCTGTCATTTTTACCTTTTATAACAAGATTACCGGCAGGTTTTGAGAAGATGTTGACCATGGGTACATCCTGAAAATAGCTGTTGCCATTGCCTGGTTTAAGGCCCAGGGCTTTGAATTGGGCGGCTATATATTGAATGGCGCTGTCTTCTCCGCGGGTAAAGGGTTTCCGGCCCTCGAAGGCATCAGAAGCGAGCTTGCTGATATGTTTGGTAAAACCTGCTTCATTGATGGCGGCGGCAGCGGGATTTTCCTGTGCATGTACAGTAATCTGGCCAAGGCTGGCAGCCAGTAATAGTAGTGTTAGTTTTCTCAAAGCAAAATTATTTAAAAGGAAAAATTAGTGGAGTTCGGTTAGATTTCCAAATTCATATGAACCCTTATCTTTGTTATTATGCAGATAAACATCGCTAAAAAAGCTGCGGCAGAAGAGGCCGCCAAACTGGTAAGAACCGGTATGACAGTGGGACTGGGTACAGGCAGTACCGCCTATTATGCCATCATACGCCTCGGCGAAATGGTCAGAAATGAAGGGCTGATCATTAATGCAGTAGCTACCTCCGAGGAGTCGGACAAGCTGGCCAGGGAACAGGGTATTCCTATGGTCCCTTTCAGCGAGGTACAGCAGATCGATATCGATATTGACGGGGCCGATGAATCAGATGCATCGCTTCGCCTGATCAAAGGTGGCGGTGGTGCTTTGCTTCGCGAAAAAATTATCGCAGCAGCATCTGACCAGATGATCGTTATCGCAGATGAAGCCAAACTGGTAAATACACTTGGTAAGTTCCCGCTGCCGGTAGAAATCATCCCTTTTGCACATGAACTGACCATGCACAAGCTGAAAGAGCTGGGTGGTGCGCCGGTTATCAGGCATAAGTCGGACAAAGTCTTCATTACCGATAACGGCAATTATATTGCGGATTGTTATTTTGAAGAGATCCCCGACCCGGAAACCTTACATGCACAGCTGAACGGTATTCCGGGTGTAGTAGAAAACGGGTTGTTTATCGGCCTTGCCACTACGCTGATCGTCGGTAATGACAAGGGCGAAGTACAGATCTATCATCGCTGATCCTTATCGAGCAGGGAATGTTTTTTAGTGTCTTTTGATGTAACATATACCAGCAGGGAGATGAATATGCATACGGTCACATACCAGTAATAGCCGGATTCATGTCCCTGTTGTTTAAAGAAGAGCGCAATCGGTTCGGCGGTGCCGCCGAATAATGCCACGGTGAGCGCATAAGGAAACCCAACACCCAGTGCCCTGATCTCCGCAGGGAATAATTCTGCTTTTACCACCGCATTGATAGCGGTATAGCCACTCACAATTACCAGTGCCGCCAGGATCAGCCAGAAGGCTGTCCAGGAAGAGTCTGCCTTGCTGATAGCCGTCAGGATAGGAACGGTCAGTAAGGTGCCCAGCACCCCAAAACTTATCAGGATCGGCTTCCTGCCAATACGGTCAGACAACCAGCCTACAAGGGGCTGTAAACAGGCATAAATGAGCATCAGGAAGAAGGTGAGCGTTGTGGCACTTTCAATACTCATTTTAACGGTATTTACCAGGAATTTCTGCATGTAGGTGGTATAGGTATAAAATGCCAGCGTACCGCCCATGGTGAGGCCTACCACCGTTAATACCGCTTTGGGGTGCTCCCGGAAGAGGATTTTCAGACTTCCTTTCTCTTTTTCGCTGGCTTTTTCCTTTTCAAAGGCAGTAGATTCCTGCATGTTTCTGCGGAGGTACAGTACAGAGAATGCCAGCAGGGCGCCTATCCAGAAAGGGATGCGCCAGCCCCAGCTGTGCA
Protein-coding sequences here:
- a CDS encoding zinc-dependent peptidase; protein product: MFGLIMMGLILIGYIYNIFSRRRTLHAAVPDTYRSLLQDNVRYYQQLDDADKVRFEEKVTKFLKRTTIEGVHTTVEPLDRVLVAASAIIPIFGFKDWEYFNLTNVILYPDTFDESYQYEGNRRNILGMVGSGPLNGQMALSKNALREGFSNTTDKSNTAIHEFVHLLDKSDGYVDGLPRNLIEHSYSIPWMKLVHQTIQQMMSGHTDINPYGATNEGEFFAVISEYFFERPDLLAEKHPELYAMLCKIFQQNPAANHQHPETAF
- a CDS encoding DUF1080 domain-containing protein — its product is MKKITLAICLLISCCTAFAQPAPDQRAFHTKVADILALFPATNAQVLNTNMETIAGLGEEGLVQMAAMLADPGKGDNTKMEYALAGYAFYVTQPGREALRSTASNAFAKALANASNPETKAFLIRELQATGNAAAVNVLIPYLKDARLCDPAARALVKIAAPEGVKAIADALPAADAAAKITLTEALGDAKYAPATPALIAQLTGAEPKLAKVTNYALAEIAAPAAAAPLKAAAAKADYRYDVTNATASYITYINHLSDKKQADLLAQGLMAATKTPARENAYVAGLDLYAANNGGKGINTYILAATDARARVKNAGWKLIAANADAVSKPQQAQVLTLLRTADNVTKAAALRLLADNKVTWALAEETALIKDKDPLVSTAAIDAAGRTGGTAALPQLLAALNTSDAATVKAVQNAMLIMPGNTVVSSAAAAYSGLTPEGKAAVIALLAARKSAENAGIVLEAAKGADPLRSAAFEALPAVSSGNDLSALNNLLINAGNNKEITAVQQAIINTGIPAAQVQSLMAQAPKDKQAAYFKILAGLSDKNSLQTILTGFNNGNEQTKSEAIGALAAWTNTDAAPMLLDIARNPANKGLQDQALTGYIGIAAKNKLPADQKVLMLRNALELTSTAAVQQKALKTLASCKTYGALLLAGNYLDNAAVKSEAAETVMNIALADKSFNGTTVKNLLEKASANLSSGDADYQRQSIRKYIAEMPAGEGFVPMFNGTDLSGWKGLVENPIARAKMTEKTLNAAQAKANETMRKGWVVKDGLLVFTGEGDNLCTEKKYGDFEMLVDWKITAQGDAGIYLRGSPQVQIWDTSRRNVGAEVGSGGLYNNQTHQSKPLVLADNAIGEWNHFRIIMKGDRVTVYLNGQLVTDNTILENYWDRGLPIFPEEQIELQAHGTYVAYRDLYIKELPRPVAYTLNDEEKKAGYKVLFDGTNMHNWTGNTKDYIMEDGNLVIRPSDDGGHGNLYTKDEYKDFSFRFEFQLTPGANNGLGVHAPLTGDAAYVGMELQILDNEADIYKSLHEYQYHGSVYGVIPAKRGFLKPVGEWNYEEAIVQGTHIKVILNGEVILDGDIADARDHGTLDHKDHPGLKNETGHIGFLGHGSVVKFRNIRVKTL
- a CDS encoding AraC family transcriptional regulator is translated as MSFTKIIDQAEVQLVHTTSKPYRFRSDYYFEMAYVLEGKGQHTDEQYQYRYSAKKLFMLQQGTRYSFMPEAATTIAFFRFSPAFIDQVRFENERIETCDNLRKISYILHHYHAKAGCIFRDREDEKTANVLLAGIIREYQQKNYGHTLIIRQSLSILINLIARNLISSEGQVSGDGHAQPAAMRLITYVQQHIHDMEALKQEVMAAALHISPNYMGEYFKKHTGRSLQEYIQEYRLKLIETRLTYSSMRLKEIALELCFNDESYLTKYFRKHRGMTPGAYRKKFSGKQAEG
- a CDS encoding ROK family protein, translated to MKNSMAVGVDVGGSHITAALVDLENRSVIEKTWRRERVNSKGTTTEIVDAWAAVILDVAAGLPHQPVIIGIGMPGPFNYEEGISLMQNQDKYDALYGLNVRELLAAKLNTEPQQIRFINDAGCFLQGEAFSGAARGFKSAIGLTLGTGLGSATFDGHIARDADRWCTPFKDSIAEEYISSRWFINRYAAVSGNAVKDVKALTELIGADPRILDIFQEFGTNLGTFLVPFIQEEQPEIVILGGNISNAADLFFPAVTAVLAQHNIHIPIRTAQLGESAAIIGAASVWYDETVDV
- a CDS encoding MFS transporter: MIVAAQEYNSRRWLILAILSIGAFLSPLDFFIVNVALPDIKQAFGATDTALQLVVAGYGLTYAVLVVTGGRLGDIFGRKRVFITGMLLFIIASAACAGAISITWLIAARVLQGMGAAMLAPQVIATIRVIFPPAEQPRAMGVFGAVFGLAAIAGQLLGGLLINAHVFGYTWQSVFLVNLPAGLTCCVMAYACMQESMAAARPRLDIGGMLLATLTLLLFIYPLVKGRELDWPWWIFACLLLSLVSGYILLRYEALLLRRQQSPLIYIPLLQDPHFLKGAGVIYLYNHTAAFFLIFPYYLQNGLQQDAFTAGLAVMPYAIGFFLAPLMSPRSGLTASQLTKGGMLLLAGGFLVSSFAMHVAPQPGWLLKVGLLLAGTGHGTVMPAMLRQIMADVEVALAGQAAGIISTAIQVGSVTGTAVIGTLFFSLQEHFSYSRSIEIAFVALALVLFAGYLLAGNYSNSKKISNE
- a CDS encoding Gfo/Idh/MocA family oxidoreductase; this translates as MANQNSNSRRSFIRNSLGAIAAFTIVPRHVLGRGYLAPSDQLTKAVIGTGNMGRGHFGYAGTRVVAICDVDRSHIQLAMDQLKDKSVKTFTDYREVIQLPEVDIVHIATPPHWHGIIAADAARAGKDIWCEKPMTATIGEGKRLVEAVQQHGRIFRLNTWFRFEDNFYGMGTTVKPIKKLVESGLLGWPLKVTISKHTGFDWKFYWVGKTNLPEMPVPKELDYDMWLGPAPYKPYSAHRVHQTFRGYWDYDGGGLGDMGQHYIDPVQYFLGKDNTSPVKVEVDAPQQHPDAVGTWRRITYTYADGCQIILDGEGKDEKAAYIEGPNGKLYPGFKSTIPDLERKLASFPDPAPQQTDFAEAVRLRRKFALNEENGHRSATLVNMGKVALRLNRSLEFDPVKQEFINDAGANALIYQPMRGPWTI